The Tamandua tetradactyla isolate mTamTet1 chromosome 6, mTamTet1.pri, whole genome shotgun sequence genome contains the following window.
gctggcccaggccaaaaaataaaaagttgggcTAAGGGTTCCTCGCCAACGGCCCCGAAATGCTACCACCAGGTGGCAGCCTATTTTCTTTAGTCAGCTGGCCTTATATTCCATCCAGGCCTTTGTCTGGGGGCAAGCATGACCGAGAAGGCTTGATGTGCCAAGCTGGACTCCTCTGGGACTCTCCAAGCTCATCCATTCAActcttctttttcctatattctaTTCGCCAGAGCCAAGACTCTGGCCCATTGAGGGTGAAAGTCACCTTGGGCCCACCCTGGCCCCCAAGAGCAACATTCACTGGGCAGAACATTCCAGAAGGGACTTTACCTGGCTGAAGCTACCACCTCATCAATTTCGCTACCCAACACCTCGACAGGACataataattatcatttatttttcatgctcCACAAAGAGGTACAAAGCCTTTTCTTCACCCTCCTTCCTCCAGGAAAGCCTCTGGCTGTGGAGATAGTTCCTGCGGAGTGCTTGAACTGCTGGGGAAGATGAAGTTCAAATAGAAGACAATCCCCAAGGGATGGTGTCACTTCCCTGCCAACTTCCTCATCGCCTCCCCTTTGAAACAGAAGGAGTGCCAGCCCTCAACTTCGGTCAGATCTTGGGCTCCTAGGGCCTTGTATAAGTTCATGGCTCTCTGGTTCCAGTCTAGAACTGCCAGGCGGAAGTGGGAGCAGCCCTTATCGAGGCCCACCTGTGGGAGAAGACATCACTCACTTGCCTGggatcaaaaaggaaaatgcattctCACTTCCATTCCACaggatgccccccacccccaccctaccccaccccagccagaccctcactgccctcctcacctCAGCCACCTTTTTGATTATTTTAGAACCAATCCCCTGACCTGTTGTGGGGAGAAAGAGCCGAAAAATTGAGTTGAAGGTAATCAGAAAAGGCCGTCGGCTGGAATTAGGGGGCAGGTTATGCAGTGGATTATTTTGCTCCCACCCCAGCCTCAGCCCCTGCCCAGTACCCCGATATTCTGGCTTCACATAGATGTCTTCCAGATACACACTGCGTCCCTTCCATGTGCTGTAGATGAAGTAGTACAGCCCAAAGCCCACTAAGGGCcctgagaaagacagaaaggggtGAGGCCTCCAAAAGGCTGGGGGAAAGAGCACTGAGGCTGCCTGAGGCAGGTGCCCTTACCTCGTGGCTCAGCGTGGGCTGGAAGACTCTCTGCCACCAAACAGTGATAGAAAGGATTCTCTCCAAAGCCATCTGCTCTCAGGGCTGCGGAAATTGGAGTTGTGGGAAAGAGGACCTCAGTGCAGTTCACCGCCTGACGAAACCGTCCCGCGCTTTCTCCCCAGCCTCCTTCGAGACTCTGGGGCCCCACCTTCTTCGCTGATCTTCACCTGATCCGAGAGTTTCTCGAACTCGGCTAGTTCCTGCGGGGTGGGGACCGAGGCTAGTTAGAGCACACCACGGCTTCCGGAGCAGGACCTCGAGGCGCgcccctcccctctctccaccTTTCCCCCTCGCCGTCCCTCCCGCCGCCGCTCTGCGTCCCGCAGGGACCCCGGCTTCCGGCCCGCAGCCTTCACCCGAATAAGCCCCAGGATGTCTCCACAGTCTCCCTCCTCGGCCTCTCGGATCCGCACGGAAGCCATCCCGGTCCCGTCGCCCAGGACCAAAGTCCAGACCCACAGCTCCGTGCCGCAGGCCCGGGCGCAGGGCAACTGGGATCCTCTTAAGAACTCACAAGCTGAGCTCTCGAAAGGCCGAGGGGagcgcggggggtggggggtgggaagccCCGCGAGGGCTGGGAAGGCGGGGCCGGGCTCCCGGGGTTGGGAAGGGGCCGAGGGGAGAGGTCGGCCGTGGCGGCCGGGGCCGGGGGGGCAGCCCCGAGGTTCCTCCCCCTGCAGGCGTGCACCCGCCAGCCAATCGGCTTGCAGACTAGGCTCTTCCCTgctccctggccctgccccagacgGCCGGGTCTCGTGACTGGGCCCGCCCGCAGGGGTCAAGGCTGGAG
Protein-coding sequences here:
- the SAT2 gene encoding thialysine N-epsilon-acetyltransferase isoform X2; the encoded protein is MASVRIREAEEGDCGDILGLIRELAEFEKLSDQVKISEEALRADGFGENPFYHCLVAESLPAHAEPRGQGIGSKIIKKVAEVGLDKGCSHFRLAVLDWNQRAMNLYKALGAQDLTEVEGWHSFCFKGEAMRKLAGK
- the SAT2 gene encoding thialysine N-epsilon-acetyltransferase isoform X1; translation: MASVRIREAEEGDCGDILGLIRELAEFEKLSDQVKISEEALRADGFGENPFYHCLVAESLPAHAEPRGPLVGFGLYYFIYSTWKGRSVYLEDIYVKPEYRGQGIGSKIIKKVAEVGLDKGCSHFRLAVLDWNQRAMNLYKALGAQDLTEVEGWHSFCFKGEAMRKLAGK